The Homo sapiens chromosome 5, GRCh38.p14 Primary Assembly genome includes a window with the following:
- the GRK6 gene encoding G protein-coupled receptor kinase 6 isoform D (isoform D is encoded by transcript variant 4) yields the protein MYACKKLEKKRIKKRKGEAMALNEKQILEKVNSRFVVSLAYAYETKDALCLVLTLMNGGDLKFHIYHMGQAGFPEARAVFYAAEICCGLEDLHRERIVYRDLKPENILLDDHGHIRISDLGLAVHVPEGQTIKGRVGTVGYMAPEVVKNERYTFSPDWWALGCLLYEMIAGQSPFQQRKKKIKREEVERLVKEVPEEYSERFSPQARSLCSQLLCKDPAERLGCRGGSAREVKEHPLFKKLNFKRLGAGMLEPPFKPDPQAIYCKDVLDIEQFSTVKGVELEPTDQDFYQKFATGSVPIPWQNEMVETECFQELNVFGLDGSVPPDLDWKGQPPAPPKKGLLQRLFSRQDCCGNCSDSEEELPTRL from the exons ATGTATGCCTGCAAGAAGCTAGAGAAAAAGCGGATCAAGAAGCGGAAAGGGGAGGCCATGGCGCTGAACGAGAAGCAGATCCTGGAGAAAGTGAACAGTAGGTTTGTA GTGAGCTTGGCCTACGCCTATGAGACCAAGGACGCGCTGTGCCTGGTGCTGACACTGATGAACGGGGGCGACCTCAAGTTCCACATCTACCACATGGGCCAGGCTGGCTTCCCCGAAGCGCGGGCCGTCTTCTACGCCGCCGAGATCTGCTGTGGCCTGGAGGACCTGCACCGGGAGCGCATCGTGTACAG GGACCTGAAGCCCGAGAACATCTTGCTGGATGACCACG GCCACATCCGCATCTCTGACCTGGGACTAGCTGTGCATGTGCCCGAGGGCCAGACCATCAAAGGGCGTGTGGGCACCGTGGGTTACATGG CTCCGGAGGTGGTGAAGAATGAACGGTACACGTTCAGCCCTGACTGGTGGGCGCTCGGCTGCCTCCTGTACGAGATGATCGCAGGCCAGTCGCCCTTCcagcagaggaagaagaagatcAAGCGGGAGGAGGTGGAGCGGCTGGTGAAGGAGGTCCCCGAGGAGTATTCCGAGCGCTTTTCCCCGCAGGCCCGCTCACTTTGCTCACAG CTCCTCTGCAAGGACCCTGCCGAACGCCTGGGGTGTCGTGGGGGCAGTGCCCGCGAGGTGAAGGAGCACCCCCTCTTTAAGAAGCTGAACTTCAAGCGGCTGGGAGCTGGCATGCTGGAGCCGCCGTTCAAGCCTGAC CCCCAGGCCATTTACTGCAAGGATGTTCTGGACATTGAACAGTTCTCTACGGTCAAGGGCGTGGAGCTGGAGCCTACCGACCAGGACTTCTACCAGAAGTTTGCCACAGGCAGTGTGCCCATCCCCTGGCAGAACGAG ATGGTGGAGACCGAGTGCTTCCAAGAGCTGAATGTCTTTGGGCTGGATGGCTCAGTTCCCCCAGACCTGGACTGGAAGGGCCAGCCACCTGCACCTCCTAAAAAGGGACTGCTGCAGAGACTCTTCAGTCGCCAA GATTGCTGTGGAAACTGCAGCGACAGCGAGGAAGAGCTCCCCACCCGCCTCTAG
- the GRK6 gene encoding G protein-coupled receptor kinase 6 isoform X4: MNGGDLKFHIYHMGQAGFPEARAVFYAAEICCGLEDLHRERIVYRDLKPENILLDDHGHIRISDLGLAVHVPEGQTIKGRVGTVGYMAPEVVKNERYTFSPDWWALGCLLYEMIAGQSPFQQRKKKIKREEVERLVKEVPEEYSERFSPQARSLCSQLLCKDPAERLGCRGGSAREVKEHPLFKKLNFKRLGAGMLEPPFKPDPQAIYCKDVLDIEQFSTVKGVELEPTDQDFYQKFATGSVPIPWQNEMVETECFQELNVFGLDGSVPPDLDWKGQPPAPPKKGLLQRLFSRQRIAVETAATARKSSPPASSPQPEAPTSSWR; encoded by the exons ATGAACGGGGGCGACCTCAAGTTCCACATCTACCACATGGGCCAGGCTGGCTTCCCCGAAGCGCGGGCCGTCTTCTACGCCGCCGAGATCTGCTGTGGCCTGGAGGACCTGCACCGGGAGCGCATCGTGTACAG GGACCTGAAGCCCGAGAACATCTTGCTGGATGACCACG GCCACATCCGCATCTCTGACCTGGGACTAGCTGTGCATGTGCCCGAGGGCCAGACCATCAAAGGGCGTGTGGGCACCGTGGGTTACATGG CTCCGGAGGTGGTGAAGAATGAACGGTACACGTTCAGCCCTGACTGGTGGGCGCTCGGCTGCCTCCTGTACGAGATGATCGCAGGCCAGTCGCCCTTCcagcagaggaagaagaagatcAAGCGGGAGGAGGTGGAGCGGCTGGTGAAGGAGGTCCCCGAGGAGTATTCCGAGCGCTTTTCCCCGCAGGCCCGCTCACTTTGCTCACAG CTCCTCTGCAAGGACCCTGCCGAACGCCTGGGGTGTCGTGGGGGCAGTGCCCGCGAGGTGAAGGAGCACCCCCTCTTTAAGAAGCTGAACTTCAAGCGGCTGGGAGCTGGCATGCTGGAGCCGCCGTTCAAGCCTGAC CCCCAGGCCATTTACTGCAAGGATGTTCTGGACATTGAACAGTTCTCTACGGTCAAGGGCGTGGAGCTGGAGCCTACCGACCAGGACTTCTACCAGAAGTTTGCCACAGGCAGTGTGCCCATCCCCTGGCAGAACGAG ATGGTGGAGACCGAGTGCTTCCAAGAGCTGAATGTCTTTGGGCTGGATGGCTCAGTTCCCCCAGACCTGGACTGGAAGGGCCAGCCACCTGCACCTCCTAAAAAGGGACTGCTGCAGAGACTCTTCAGTCGCCAA AGGATTGCTGTGGAAACTGCAGCGACAGCGAGGAAGAGCTCCCCACCCGCCTCTAGCCCCCAGCCCGAGGCCCCCACCAGCAGTTGGCGGTAG